Proteins from one Oncorhynchus clarkii lewisi isolate Uvic-CL-2024 unplaced genomic scaffold, UVic_Ocla_1.0 unplaced_contig_1469_pilon_pilon, whole genome shotgun sequence genomic window:
- the LOC139394222 gene encoding phosphatidylinositol 4-kinase type 2-beta, with protein sequence MMSECEPNETDPVVADDIAPVAAAAAAASTTDLNFRSQEPLSTLFDRNTVGSGTNPGVAIRISGSCESVLTELETDGSGEETLLLPCLSGGTSSPRGERQKRTRRNRRSSSSDKDNLTSPGNSSGDFNHFPGDPEFGDIIQRAEQAIEGGVFPERISQGSSGSYFVKDSKGKILGVFKPKSEEPYGHLNPKWTKYFHKLCCPCCFGRGCLIPNQGYLSEVAASLVDTRLGLGVVPKTKAVYLVSETFHYNTIDRAKSRGKKYALEMVPKVGRHFHRVGLPPKLGSFQLFVEGYHEADYWLRRFEAEPLPENTRKQLQSQFERLVILDYVIRNTDRGNDNWLIKYEKPGEGEGEKAIQIAAIDNGLAFPFKHPDEWRAYPFHWACLPQAKVPFSQETRELVLSRLSDMNFVQDLCEDLYELFMADKGFDKTMFERQMSVMRGQILNLSQALKDNKTPIQLVQMPRVVVERRRTGGQGRVVTLGTAFTQTFHCKRPFFSSW encoded by the exons ATGATGTCGGAATGCGAACCAAACGAGACCGATCCGGTGGTGGCGGATGACATAGCCCCGGTAGCCGCCgccgctgctgctgcttctaccaCAGATCTCAACTTTCGGTCACAGGAGCCACTGTCGACGTTGTTCGATAGGAACACAGTCGGGTCTGGGACAAACCCGGGGGTCGCGATTCGGATCTCGGGTTCGTGTGAAAGTGTTCTTACCGAATTGGAGACGGACGGTTCTGGGGAAGAGACTCTGTTGTTACCGTGTTTATCCGGAGGCACGTCGTCACCTCGGGGCGAGAGGCAGAAGAGGACGAGGCGGAACCGACGGAGTTCATCGTCGGATAAAGATAACCTTACCTCGCCAG gTAACAGTAGTGGAGACTTTAACCATTTCCCCGGTGACCCAGAGTTTGGTGACATCATTCAGAGGGCGGAGCAGGCCATCGAGGGCGGAGTCTTCCCAGAGAGAATCTCTCAGGGTTCTAGCGGGAGTTACTTCGTTAAAGACTCCAAAGGG AAAATTCTCGGTGTTTTCAAACCAAAGTCTGAAGAGCCTTACGGTCACCTCAACCCTAAATGGACCAAATACTTTCACAAG cTGTGCTGTCCATGTTGTTTTGGCCGTGGCTGCCTGATCCCCAACCAGGGCTATCTCTCAGAGGTTGCTGCCTCCCTCGTTGATACCAGGCTAGGACTGGGGGTGGTCCCCAAAACCAAG GCTGTGTATCTAGTCAGTGAGACATTTCACTACAACACTATCGACAGGGCGAAGTCCAGAGGGAAGAAATACGCCCTGGAGATGGTTCCCAAAGTGGGACGACACTTCCACAGAGTGGGACTGCCCCCCAAG CTTGGTTCGTTCCAGCTGTTCGTGGAAGGGTACCATGAGGCTGACTATTGGTTGAGACGTTTTGAGGCGGAGCCTCTCCCAGAGAACACCAGGAAACAGCTCCAGTCTCAGTTTGAGAGGCTCGTCATTCTGGACTACGTCATCAGGAAcacag aCCGAGGGAATGACAACTGGTTGATCAAGTATGAGAAgccaggggaaggagagggagagaag GCCATCCAGATAGCAGCTATAGACAACGGCCTGGCCTTCCCCTTCAAACACCCTGATGAGTGGAGAGCCT ACCCGTTCCATTGGGCGTGTCTGCCCCAGGCTAAAGTGCCCTTCTCCCAGGAGACCAGAGAGCTGGTGCTGTCCCGTCTGTCAGACATGAACTTCGTTCAGGACCTCTGTGAAGACCTCTACGAACTGTTTATG GCAGATAAAGGTTTTGACAAGACCATGTTTGAAAGGCAGATGTCAGTCATGAGAGGACAG atCTTAAACCTGAGCCAGGCGTTGAAGGACAATAAAACTCCCATTCAGTTGGTCCAGATGCCCAGAGTCGTGGTGGAGAGACGGCGGactggaggacaggggagggtggTGACATTAGGAACAGCTTTCACCCAGACCTTCCACTGCAAGAGACCGTTCTTCTCTtcctggtag